From Helicobacter sp. MIT 05-5293, one genomic window encodes:
- a CDS encoding Eco57I restriction-modification methylase domain-containing protein produces MRDSTSNTDKNPSLENTGFDIIIGNPPYISSENMPKVIKDNRHLFQTAHKKTDIYVFFYELAFKILKNKGVVGYITSNKFLSQEYGLKLRELFLQNKLCKLINFNINVFKSANVDTCIALASKDYVSNNLIKSKNIEHKWDYMGFEAIDFKPINQESFKSLALCNFRLTLTQEKYRLLESIKVQSYKLEQIAFVSYGVRPCGNAKHPYLKKKDLIHQSPIGNAKPYIEAKSDFIKPYKIHTHHYLDYQKDRIYNAMFEELFTPAKLMCGRTLSNTDFINFVYDDKGRFCNDSMCCIVLWKDLVNATHTSPKKLISDSKIALSKRYDLKFLQGVLNSKLIAFYVKELLHDGLHFYPEHQKSLPIPKITESNQSIADSIIALVDEILAKEMSQELQSRIDSLVYELYHLSEEEVRIIESAK; encoded by the coding sequence TATCATTGGTAATCCTCCCTACATTTCATCAGAAAATATGCCTAAAGTCATTAAGGATAATCGCCATTTGTTCCAAACAGCCCATAAAAAGACAGATATTTATGTGTTTTTCTATGAGCTTGCCTTTAAGATTCTAAAAAATAAGGGCGTGGTGGGCTATATCACTTCTAATAAATTCCTCTCTCAAGAGTATGGCTTGAAGCTAAGAGAGTTATTTTTGCAAAACAAACTTTGCAAACTGATTAACTTTAATATCAATGTCTTCAAAAGCGCAAATGTCGATACTTGCATAGCTCTTGCCTCTAAAGATTATGTGTCAAATAATTTGATTAAAAGCAAAAATATAGAGCATAAGTGGGATTATATGGGCTTTGAAGCAATAGACTTTAAGCCTATTAATCAAGAGAGTTTTAAATCCTTAGCGTTATGTAATTTTCGCCTCACACTCACGCAAGAAAAATATCGCCTTTTAGAATCTATCAAGGTGCAATCCTACAAACTAGAGCAAATCGCGTTTGTAAGCTATGGCGTGCGCCCTTGTGGCAATGCAAAGCACCCCTATTTAAAGAAAAAAGATTTGATACATCAATCCCCCATAGGGAATGCCAAGCCCTACATAGAGGCGAAATCCGACTTTATCAAACCCTATAAGATTCACACGCATCATTATCTTGACTACCAAAAAGATAGAATCTACAACGCAATGTTTGAAGAGCTTTTCACCCCTGCAAAACTCATGTGTGGGCGGACTTTAAGCAATACTGATTTCATTAATTTTGTCTATGATGATAAGGGAAGATTCTGTAATGATTCTATGTGCTGCATTGTCCTTTGGAAAGATTTAGTCAATGCCACGCACACCAGCCCTAAAAAGTTGATAAGTGATAGCAAAATCGCCTTATCTAAGCGGTATGATTTGAAGTTTTTGCAAGGTGTGCTAAACTCCAAACTCATTGCATTTTATGTCAAAGAGCTTTTGCATGATGGATTGCATTTCTATCCCGAACATCAAAAGTCGCTTCCAATCCCCAAAATCACAGAATCTAATCAAAGCATCGCAGATTCTATTATCGCTTTAGTCGATGAGATTTTAGCCAAAGAAATGAGCCAAGAATTGCAATCTCGCATTGATTCTTTGGTGTATGAGTTGTATCATTTAAGTGAAGAAGAGGTTAGGATTATAGAATCTGCAAAATAA